The Enterobacter huaxiensis sequence CTGGTGACCAGCAGGTAGCGCGCCAGTGAGTTTGCGTTCACTTCGCGGATGAACTTGTCGTAGTAAGCCAGTACGGCCGGAACAATACCGCACGCGCCGTTGGTTGGCGCGGTGACGACGCGGCCGCCCGCGGCGTTCTCTTCGTTCACCGCCAGCGCGAACATGTTGATCCAGTCGACAACGGCCATGGGGTCGGTCGTCGTTTTGTCGGCGCTAACCAGCATACGGCGCAGCGCAGCCGCACGGCGCGGAACGCGCAGTTTGCCCGGCAGCACGCCTTCGGTAGTGATCCCGCGCTCGATACCGCCGCGCATCACGTCCCAGACGTTCGCAAAGTGCTGCTCCAGCTCTTCCTTACTGTGCAGCGCCAGCTCGTTTTTCATCATCAGGCCGGAGAGGGAAAGCCCCGTTTCCTGGCAGTGGCGCTGTAAATCCGCCGCATTTTTGTACGGATAAGGCACTTCAACAGCAGAACTGTTGGTTTGACCAAAGTGGTCTTCGTCGACGATAAAACCGCCGCCGATAGAGTAATAGGTTTGGCTGTACACCGCTTTGTCGCCGGCCAGTGCGGTAATACGCATGCCGTTTTCGTGCAGCGACAGGTTGTCGGCATGGAAGTTCATGCAGCGATCAACCGGGAATTCAACTTCATGCTCGCCGTTCGCCAGCAGCAAACGACTGTGGGTGTTCACATCCTGGATGAAGCCAGGGATCGCATCAATATCAACGGTATCCGGCAGGTTTCCCGCCAGGCCCATGATAATGGCGATATCGGTATGGTGGCCTTTACCGGTCAGGGAAAGGGAACCGTATACATCGACAACCACGCGGGTGATGTCGTGCAAAATGCCGCGTGCAATCAAGTCATCCGTGAATTGTTTACCGGCTTTCATTGGTCCGACAGTGTGAGAGCTGGAAGGACCAATACCGATTTTGAAAATATCGAATACGCTAATCATGATGCGTCCATTGCTATCAGTCAGAGGGGAGGAGTGCGCCGCCCGGGGACGGCGCAGGAGGTATTAGCTGAACAGCGAGTAGAAAATCGCGGAGATGGCAATCAGGCCCATAATCACAACGAACACGTTGCTGATATGGCCGCTGTATTTACGCATCGCAGGCACTTTCTGAATCGCGTACATCGGCATCAGGAACAGAATCATCGCGATAACCGGGCCGCCCAGGGTTTCAATCATGCCCAGGATGCTTGGGTTCAGGGTCGCTACCGCCCAGGTGGTGAGCAGCATGAACAGCGCAGTGATTTTGTTCAGCTTGTTGATTTCAATGCTCTTGCCTTTACCGCGCAGAGATTTAATCACCATACCGTTAAAGCCTTCGCGAGCGCCCAGGTAGTGGCCCAGGAAGGATTTGGTAATCGCGATAATCGCGATGATAGGTGCCATCCACGCAATTACCGGTGCGTTAAAGTGGTTTGCCAGGTAGGACAGAATGGAGATGTTCTGCTCTTTCGCCGCAGCCAGGTCCGCTGGGGAGAGGCTCAGCACGCAGCTGAACACGAAGAACATAACGGTCAGCACCATCATGACGTGAGCGCGAGCCAGGATGCTGGAACACTTCTTCTCTGCACCGTTGCCGTACTCTTCGCGCTTCGCAACCGCGAAGGAGGAGATGATCGGCGAATGGTTAAAGGAGAACACCATTACCGGGATTGCCAGCCACAGGGTCAACAGCAGGCCGTTACCGGTCGCGGATGCGCTGCTCAGAGACAGGGTTTCCAGCGCGGCGCCGTTCCACTGTGGGATCAGGTAGCAGGCCAGCACCATCAGGGCAATAACGAATGGGAACACCAGGATGCTCATCGCTTTAACGATCATCTGCTCGCCGAAGCGCACGATGGTCATCATACCCACGATCAGGATCAGGGACAGAATGGCGCGCGGTGGCGGCGTCATGTGCAGCTGGTGCGCCATGAAGCTTTCAACGGTATTGGTGATTGCCACGCTGTAAACCAGCAGAATCGGGTAAATCGCGAAGAAGTAGAGCAGGGTAATCAGTTTACCTGCGCCGACGCCGAAGTGCTCTTCAACCACTTCAGTGATGTCTTCGCCCGGATTTTTACCGGACAGCACGAAGCGGGTTAAGCCGCGGTGTGCAAAGAAGGTCATCGGGAACGCGATGATGGCCATGATGATCAGCGGGATCAGACCGCCGACACCTGCGTTGATAGGAAGGAACAGTACACCAGCGCCGATTGCCGTGCCGTAAAGGCCAAGCATCCACATGGTATCCGTTTTGCGCCAACCGCTTCGGGAATCAATCGAAGCAACGGTGCTGGTTTGAGTGGTTTCCATCTGTATCTCCTGGAGGAAGCAAATTGTCAGGCTTTTTAGTCAAATCCGATGAAAAAGTGCCTGACGGTAATATGAAATTCGTTCAGTGACGGTTTTTTAATAATTTTCGCCCGTAACTATTGGCGGGCGGAAAGATACATTCTAGTTATGAATCCTTCAGTGATCCTGATCCCAAATGCAATAATCCACTCTCTATGTGGGCATGTTTAGACCATTTATCTGTTAAAAAAACATCAAAGAGAATTTACGGGCGCGAAGGCTATCATTAACGACATGTAGCCTGAAAGGCTGGGCAGTAAGTTAGGAGAGTTACGCTGTAAAGAAATGGGTTTTTAGTATTTTCTCGCAGGTAATTTAGATTAAGGCTGATAAATTACGGTCTTCAAATCGAAGTAATCGTTTGCGTTGGCGCTACGTTTGTTCAATTTATAAGACAACGCAATGAATGAGTTCAGTAATAAAAAAGCCGGATCGCACGTGATGCGATCCGGCTTGTGCTGGTCATGAAAGAGCGTTATTTGATGATTTCGTAGCAAGGAATGTAGGCTGAGCCCGGCAGCTTCATGCGGTGCTGGGCGACAAAGCCCTGCAGCATGTCATCCATGCGGCGCATCATCTCACTGTCTCCGTGGATCTTATACGGCCCGAACTCCTCGATAGCGCGGATCCCCACCTCTTTTACGTTGCCCGCCACGATGCCCGAGAAGGCACGTCGCAGGTCGGCGGCCAGCACTTCCACCGGCTGGTCAGGGTAGAGTTTCAGGTTGGCCATATTCTCGTGAGAAGGCTCGAACGGCACCTGCAGGTCTGGCGCGATGCGGATTGACCAGTTAAAGCTGTAGGCATCTCCGGTATCGCGGCGGTTCTCTTTCACCAGCGGCATCGCTTTCTTCATCAGGCGCGCCACTTCCGCAGCGTCGTCAATGATGATGCGATAGTGGCTGCGCGCGGCTTCGCCCAGGGTATGCACGATAAACTCATCCAGCACGCGGAAGTAGTCTGCGCTCTCTTTCGGACCGGTCAGGATCAGCGGCAGAACCTGATTTTTGTTGGCCGGGTTCATCAGAATGCCCAGCAGATAAAGCAGTTCTTCCGCCGTGCCTACGCCGCCTGGGAAGATGATGATGCCGTGGGCAATACGGACAAACGCCTCAAGACGTTTTTCGATATCCGGCATGATTATCAGCTCGTTAACCAGAGGGTTAGGTGGCTCAGCCGCGATGATGGACGGCTCTGTCATCCCGATAAAACGCCCTTCTTTATAACGCTGCTGCGCGTGTCCCACGGCGGCGCCTTTCATCGGTGCTTCCATCGCGCCGGGGCCACAGCCGGTACAGATGTTAAGCTCACGCAGGCCAAGCTGAGTACCCACGCGGCGGGCATAGAGATATTCGGTTTCGTTAATTGAGTGTCCACCCCAGCAGACGACCATATTTGGTGCTTCGCCAACGTGCAGCGCACGGGCGTTACGCAAAATAGAGAAGACCAGGTTGGTGATATGAACCGAGCTTTCCAGGTCAAGATGCTGGAAACGCCCCGCGTTGCTGATCTGGCCGTTAACGAACAGGATGTCGCGCAGCACGGCAAACAGGTTGGCCTGCAGCGAGCGAATAATACGCCCGTCGACAAAGGCCTCTTCCGGCGGGTTGATGACCTCAAGCTTCACGCCGCGCTCGCGGCGCAGCACGTTGATGTCGAAGCTTTCGAAGCGGGACAGCAGCTCTTTACTGTTGTCGGTGAGGCTTCCGGAGTTCAGAACGGCAAGTGAACAGTTACGAAACAGTTGATAAAGGTCGCTACTGGCGGTGCGTTTAAGCATGTCCACTTCCAGCTGCGACAACATATCCATTGAGCCAAGCGGGCTAATGTGTGTAATCAAGTGAGCTCCTTACGGGACATTTATCGTCTTTCCCTGTTGATTACAATAGCCCTGGCTTATGACGTTTCACAACCTAAAGCGCGGAATAGACTGCGCATATTGTGAAAATATTTATATTACTGCCGGACAAGCCGACCGGTGGCAGGCACAAAATCGGTATTGGTGCGCCACGGGTTGATGTCCAGACCGCCGCGGCGGGTGTAGCGCGCATAAACGCTCAGCTTTTCCGGCTGGCAGAAACGCATAACGTCGTTAAAGATGCGCTCCACGCACTGCTCGTGGAATTCATTGTGATGGCGGAACGACACCAGATAGCGCAGCAGCTTTTCACGGTCGATTTTTGGGCCGCGATACTGGATCTGCACCGAGCCCCAGTCAGGCTGATGGGTGATCAGGCAGTTAGACTTGAGCAGATGGCTGACCAGCGTCTCTTCAATCACCTTGCCGCACGCTGCGTTTTCGAGGTAGTCGGTGCTGAATTCATAGCTATCCACCTCGATATCCTGATCGTCGATGCAGGCGCCGTTGAAGTGGGCGACAGGCTGCCCTTCCAGCTCATTCAGACGATACAGCGAAACCGCCACGTCGCCCTGCGCGCAGGCGCGTAAATCCCGCTCCAGCGTGCGCTGTACGTCGTCCCAGCTGTCGAATTTGGTCTGGTTAAAGCTGTTGAGATACAGCTTGAAGCTTTTGGATTCGACGAGGTTAACGCTGGCGTAATCCAGCTCCACGTGGCCGACGGCCACCTGCGGCAGGCCGCGCGCGTTAAGCCAGGAGAGTTCGTACAGCGTCCAGATATCGCCGCCGACAAACGGCAGCGCGTCGGCGTGCAGGCCCAGCGGATCGCGGTTGAGGCTGCGCGGAACACCCTGCAACAGGCTTGCATCGTAGGTGTCGCGGTAATCGGTCGATTTACCCAGCGTTAAGCCCGTTAACGCCTGATGATTTTCGTAAGACATGTTTCATAACCACTTTACAGGTACACTTAGGGGCTGAGTTTATCCTGTCTTACAAGAAGAGAGAAATCCGTGGATATCGAAACTGCAAATGCCCTTACGAGCTTCACGACCCGCTACTGCGACGCATGGCATGAGAAGCAGGAAACGTGGCCGCAAAGCGCTGATTTATATGGCGTGCCATCACCGTGCATAATCTCAACTCTTGATGACAGCGTGCTCTGGCAGCCTAAAGCCTTTACGGGCGAGGCTAATGTAAATGGAGTTGAACGGGCAATGGGCCTTGTGGTACAACCACCGGTTCACGCGTTTTACACCACGCAGTTTGCGGGGGATATGGCCGCGCGCTTTGCCGACATATCGCTAACATTGCTGCAAACCTGGAGCGAAGACGATCTCCAGCGCGTTCAGGAAAACCTGATTGGCCATCTGGTCACGCAAAAACGCCTTAAGCTTTCACCGACTCTCTTTATTGCCACGCTCGACAGTGAACTGGACGTTATTTCCGTCTGTAACCTTTCCGGCGAAGTGATTAAAGAGACCATCGGCACCCGCAATCGCGACGTTCTCGCCCCCTCACTTGCGGATTTCCTCACCCGACTTGAGCCGCTTCTGTAATCCATCATGCTATAGCGCGTGTGAGAGATCTCTTACAAGGTTTGTGAGAGATCGCTGAGTCATTCAGTAATATCTTAACGGTGTAAAATAAACAAATTCATATTTTTCAAATTGTTAATTGGGTATTGTGCCGTGTGAGAAGGGTACGTGTTGCTTACACTGCTGTGAGAGTGGGTTGTAAGACGAAGCGGAATAGCGGATTCTATCTCCGTCGACAGGAAGCCGACACGAGAGATGAACATCAGGATGATGGCATTTCTCACGAAGGACCCGCCAGGATGGCGTTGCAGGAAGGCTTCTGGATGAAGCGAAGCGGATCGCGCAGGATGCGTAAGGGACACCTCCAGGAAGGAGAATGTGAGCCGGTCAGGATGGTCGGTGGGTCAGGAAGGCCAGGATGTTTCAGGATGAAACAAACACGTCAGGACGATGTGAGCAGGATGCAGCGGTAGACGGATGACTAGGCCTTCGGGCATCAGGAAAAGTTGTCACGGATGAGCAGGGAGCACAAATTGTAGCTGGAATGCTGCGAAACGAACCGGGAGCACTGTTTTTACAGTGCTCCCTTTTTTTATTTATGCCTTCTGCAATGCTATGCTGCGCGCCGATCATTTTTTCAGTTGAGGTTTTTCATGACGCAACACGATAGCGTTCGTGCTCAGTTGCACGCCATCGAAGCACTCTTGCGCCAACATCAGCTGTGGCAGGAGACTGCGCCGCAGCCTGAAGCGTTCGCAAGCACCCAGCCTTTCTGCCTGGATACCCTTGAGCCGTTCGAGTGGCTGCAGTGGGTGTTGATCCCCCGCATGCACGCTCTGCTGGATGGGCGTCATCCGCTTCCGCAGAATTTTGCGGTTGCGCCCTATTATGAAATGGCGCTGGATGCGACGCACCCGGCGCGCGTTGTCGCGCTGGTTGAGTTAGAGCGCCTGGATGCGCTGTTTGCCGGTAACGATGCATGACGATTGAGATCCTCTATCAGGACGAGTGGCTGGTGGCGGTGAATAAACCGTCGGGCTGGCTGGTACACCGCAGCTGGCTGGATCGCGACGAGAAAGTCGTGGTCATGCAGACCGTACGCGATCAGATTGGCCAGCATGTGTATACCGTCCACCGTCTGGACCGCCCGACCTCCGGCGTGCTGCTGATGGGGCTGTCCAGCGAAGCGGGGCGGCTGCTGTCGCAGCAGTTTGAACAGCACCAGATGCAAAAGCGCTACCATGCCATTGTGCGCGGCTGGCTGACGGATGCCGCAACGCTGGATTATCCGCTGGTGGAGGAGCTGGACAAAATTGCCGATAAATTTGCGCGGGCTGATAAAGAGCCTCAGCCTGCGGTGACCGATTATCGCGGCATGGCGACAACCGAAATGCCGGTGGCCACCGGTAAATTTTCTACCACGCGCTACAGCCTGGTTGAGCTTTTGCCTAAAACTGGACGTAAACACCAGCTTCGCCGCCATCTGTCACACCTGCGTCACCCGATCATTGGCGACAGCAAACACGGCGACCTGCGTCAGAACCGCAGTGCGGCCGAGCACTTTGGCTGCGGCCGTCTGATGCTGCACGCAAGCGAGCTTAGCCTGACGCACCCGTTCACTGGCGAACCGCTGACTATCCGCGCGGGGCTGGACTACGTCTGGATGCAGGCGCTGTCACAGTTTGGCTGGCTGGGACAACTCCCCGAAAATGAAAGGGTTGAGTTTGCACCGGGCAACGTTCAGGATGAACAACACGCGCATTAAGTAAGGGAGTAAAGCATGGCTGAAGTAGGCATTTTTGTCGGCACGATGTACGGCAATTCGTTGCTGGTAGCGGAAGAAGCCGAAGCGATCCTCGCCAACCAGGGCCACAAAGCCACGGTTTATGAAGATCCGGAGCTGGCAGACTGGGAAAAGTATAAAGACAAATACGCTCTCGTCGTCACGTCTACGACCGGGCAGGGCGATCTGCCGGACAGCATCGTGCCGCTGTTTCAGGGTATCAAAGACCAGCTTGGCTATCAGCCTGACGTTCACTACGGCATCATTGCCCTGGGCGACAGCTCCTACGCCAACTTCTGCGGCGGCGGCAAGCAGTTCGACGCGCTCCTTCAGGAGCAAAGTGCCCAGCGCGTCGGCGAGATGCTGCTGATTGATGCGGGCGAACACCCGGAGCCCGAAAGCGTATCGAACCCGTGGGTTGAGCACTGGGCCACGCTTCTCAAATAACACTCTGCCCGGCGGCGCTTCGCTTGCGCGGGCGTATGGGTTTGTAGGCCGGGTCAGGCGAAGCCGCCACCCGGCAACGAAACCGCACGAAAACCTCAATTCCGTGAACCATCTTCCACTGCTTTGGGCTTATGCCCCAAACCACGTCTCACGCCTCCTTCAATGTTGTGTCGATGCACGGTGAGGCAGAGCGCCACTCCTTCATATACTTTCCCCGTCAGTTACAAAAAAAGGCAGTGCTTCCCTATAAAACGGCATTAAGCCGTACCAAAACTGCCCAATACTAACCTCTCATTCTGATTACCCTACAGGTGCTGTACAGAATGAACCGGCGAAAGCCAGGATTCAGGAGTGCAACTATGAGTACATTAAGCCAGGCTGCGAGCAGCGCGGAAAAGCGCACTAACGCACGCTACTGGATAGTGGTGATGCTGTTTATCGTCACGTCCTTCAACTATGGTGACCGCGCCACGCTGTCGATTGCCGGTTCAGAAATGGCAAAAGATATCGGGCTTGATCCGGTTGGCATGGGTTACGTTTTCTCTGCGTTTTCATGGGCCTATGTTATCGGCCAAATCCCCGGCGGCTGGCTGCTCGACCGATTCGGCTCGAAGCGCGTCTATTTCTGGTCCATCTTTATCTGGTCGATGTTCACCCTGCTGCAGGGCTTCGTCGATATCTTCAGCGGCTTCGGCATTATCATTGCGCTCTTCACCCTGCGTTTCCTGGTGGGCCTGGCGGAAGCGCCGTCCTTCCCCGGCAACAGCCGCATCGTCGCGGCCTGGTTCCCGGCGCAGGAGAGAGGAACGGCGGTAGCCATTTTTAACTCCGCACAGTACTTCGCGACGGTTATCTTCGCACCGATCATGGGCTGGCTGACGCAAGAGGTGGGCTGGTCACACGTCTTCTTCTTCATGGGCGGACTTGGGATCGTCATTAGCTTCGTGTGGCTGAAAGTGATCCACGAGCCAAACCAACACCCTGGCGTGAACAAGAAAGAGCTGGAGTACATTGCGGAAGGCGGGGCGCTGATCAATATGGATCAGAAGAGCGCCAAAGCGAAAGTGCCGTTCAGCCATAAATGGGCGCAGATCAAACAGCTCGTCGGCTCGCGCATGATGATCGGCATCTATCTGGGCCAGTACTGCATCAACGCCCTGACCTACTTCTTTATCACCTGGTTCCCGGTTTACCTGGTGCAGGCGCGGGGCATGACGATCCTCAAAGCGGGCTTCGTTGCCTCTGTTCCGGCGGTCTGCGGCTTCGTGGGCGGGGTGCTCGGGGGCGTGATTTCCGACTGGCTGATGCGCCGTACCGGTTCACTGAATATCGCGCGCAAAACGCCTATCGTGCTCGGCATGCTGCTCTCGATGACCATGGTGTTCTGCAACTACGTCAACGCGGAGTGGATGATTATCGGCTTTATGGCCATGGCATTCTTCGGTAAAGGCATCGGTGCGCTGGGCTGGGCGGTGATGGCGGATACCGCGCCAAAAGAGATCAGCGGCCTGAGCGGCGGCTTGTTCAACATGTTCGGTAACATTTCCGGGATTATCACCCCAATTGCTATCGGCTACATCGTCGGGACGACCGGTTCCTTCAACGGCGCGCTGATCTACGTAGGGGTTCATGCTCTGGTGGCGGTACTGAGTTATCTGGTGCTGGTGGGCGATATCAAACGTGTAGAACTTAAACCTGTTGGGGAGCGCGGATGATGACAACGCAATCAAGCCCGGTCGTGACGGAAATGAAGGTCATTCCGGTGGCGGGGCAGGACAGTATGCTGCTCAACATCGGCGGCGCGCATAGCGCCTGGTTTACCCGCAACATCGTGGTGCTGACCGACAGCGCGGGCAATACCGGCGTGGGCGAAGCGCCGGGTGGAGAGGTGATTTACCAGACGCTGGTAGACGCAATACCGCAGGTTGTCGGGCAGGAAGTCGCGCGTCTGAACAAGGTGGTTCAGCACGTCCATAAGGGCAACCAGTCGGCAGATTTTGACACCTTTGGCAAAGGCGCGTGGACGTTTGAACTGCGCGTGAACGCGGTTGCCGCGCTGGAAGCGGCCCTGCTGGATTTACTCGGTAAGACACTGAATGTTCCGGTCTGTGAACTGCTCGGGCCGGGTAAGCAGCGTGATGCAGTTACGGTGCTGGGCTATCTGTTCTACGTTGGCGATCGCACCAAAACCGATCTTCCTTATCTGGAACGTTCTCCTGGCAGCCACGAATGGTATCGGCTGCGCCATCAGGAGGCGCTCTCCAGCGAGGCGGTCGTGCGCCTGGCGGAAGCCGCGCAGGATCGCTACGGCTTTAAAGATTTCAAGCTGAAAGGCGGCGTGCTGCCGGGCGAGCAGGAAATTGAGAGTGCCCGCGCGCTGAAAAAGCGCTTCCCGGACGCGCGGATCACCGTCGATCCGAACGGCGCATGGCTGCTGGATGAGGCCATCACGCTCTGCAAAGGCCTGGGCGATGTACTGACCTATGCAGAAGACCCGTGCGGCGCCGAGCAGGGCTTTTCCGGTCGCGAGGTAATGGCGGAGTTCCGCCGCGCAACCGGCCTGCCGGTAGCGACCAATATGATTGCCACCAACTGGCGCGAAATGGGCCACGCGGTGATGCTGAACGCGGTGGACATTCCGCTGGCGGACCCGCACTTCTGGACGCTCTCTGGCGCCGTGCGCGTGGCGCAACTCTGCGACGACTGGGGTCTGACCTGGGGCTGCCATTCCAACAACCATTTCGACATTTCGCTGGCGATGTTTACCCACGTCGGTGCGGCAGCGCCGGGTAATCCAACCGCCATCGATACCCACTGGATTTGGCAGGAGGGAGAAACCCGTCTGACCAAAAATCCGCTCGAGATCAAAAATGGCAAAATTGCCGTGCCGGATGCGCCGGGGCTGGGCGTGGAGATTGACTGGGATCAGATCCACAAAGCCCACGAGGCGTATAAAAAGCTGCCGGGCGGCGCGCGTAACGACGCGGGCCCGATGCAGTACCTTATTCCCGGCTGGACATTTGACCGTAAGCGCCCTGTTTTTGGACGTCACTGATAAAAGGATTGCACGATGAGCACATTTTCTACCCCTGTAGTCACTTCCATGCAGATCGTTCCGGTTGCGGGCCATGACAGCATGCTGATGAACCTGAGCGGTGCGCACGCGCCGTTCTTTACCCGCAATATTGTGATAATCAAGGATAACTCCGGCCATACGGGCGTAGGGGAAATACCGGGCGGCGAGAAGATCCGCAAAACGCTGGAAGACGCGATTCCGCTGGTCGTAGGCAAAACGCTGGGTGAATACAAAAACGTTCTGAACGGCGTGCGTAATACCTTTGCCGACCGCGATGCGGGCGGCCGCGGTCTGCAAACGTTTGACCTGCGCACGACTATCCATGTGGTCACCGGCATCGAAGCCGCCATGCTGGATCTGCTAGGCCAGCACCTGGGGGTAAACGTTGCCTCTCTGCTGGGCGACGGCCAGCAGCGCAGCGAAGTGGAAATGCTCGGCTATCTGTTCTTTGTCGGCAACCGCAAACTGACGCCGCTGCCGTACCAGAGCCAGCCGGACGAGAAATGCGACTGGTATCGCGTTCGCCACGATGAAGCTATGACCCCGGATGCGGTGGTGCGTCTTGCCGAAGCCGCTTACGAAAAATATGGCTTCAATGATTTCAAACTGAAAGGCGGCGTGCTGGCCGGTGAGGAAGAGGCACAAGCTATCACCGCGCTGGCTAAACGCTTCCCGCAGGCGCGCGTCACGCTGGATCCGAACGGCGCCTGGTCGCTCAATGAAGCGATCGCCATCGGCAAGCAGCTGAAAGGCGTGCTGGCCTACGCAGAAGATCCGTGCGGTGCCGAGCAGGGGTTCTCCGGTCGTGAAGTGATGGCGGAATTCCGTCGTGCCACCGGTCTGCCAACCGCGACCAATATGATAGCTACCGACTGGCGTCAAATGGGCCACACGCTCTCCCTGCAGTCTGTCGATATTCCGCTGGCGGACCCGCACTTCTGGACGATGCAAGGCTCGGTTCGCGTGGCGCAGATGTGCCATGAGTTCGGCCTGACCTGGGGCTCGCACTCGAATAACCATTTCGATATCTCGCTGGCGATGTTTACCCACGTGGCGGCAGCTGCGCCGGGCAAAATCACCGCTATCGACACCCACTGGATCTGGCAGGAAGGTAACCAGCGCCTGACCAGGACACCGTTCGAGATCAAAGGCGGTATGGTGCAGGTGCCTGCTACGCCGGGGCTGGGCGTTGAGCTGGATATGGACCAGGTGATGAAAGCGCATGAGCTCTATCAGAAACACGGGCTGGGCGCGCGTGACGATGCGCTGGCGATGCAGTATCTGATCCCTGACTGGACATTCGACAACAAGCGTCCATGCATGGTACGATAAACGCACTGGGACCGCTCCCATGGGCGGTCATTTACGTGGTGTATGCTTAACGTAATCAACATGCGTAAGGATGGCTTATGAAAATTGTTATCGCACCGGACTCGTATAAGGAAAGTTTGAGCGCGCTTGAGGTCGCGACGGCGATTGAAAACGGTTTTCGCGAAATTTTTCCGACGGCAGAGTACGTCAAACTTCCGGTTGCGGATGGTGGAGAAGG is a genomic window containing:
- a CDS encoding L-serine ammonia-lyase — protein: MISVFDIFKIGIGPSSSHTVGPMKAGKQFTDDLIARGILHDITRVVVDVYGSLSLTGKGHHTDIAIIMGLAGNLPDTVDIDAIPGFIQDVNTHSRLLLANGEHEVEFPVDRCMNFHADNLSLHENGMRITALAGDKAVYSQTYYSIGGGFIVDEDHFGQTNSSAVEVPYPYKNAADLQRHCQETGLSLSGLMMKNELALHSKEELEQHFANVWDVMRGGIERGITTEGVLPGKLRVPRRAAALRRMLVSADKTTTDPMAVVDWINMFALAVNEENAAGGRVVTAPTNGACGIVPAVLAYYDKFIREVNANSLARYLLVTSAIGSLYKMNASISGAEVGCQGEVGVACSMAAAGLAELLGASPTQVCIAAEIGMEHNLGLTCDPVAGQVQVPCIERNAIASVKAVNAARMALRRTSEPRVCLDKVIETMYETGKDMNAKYRETSRGGLAMKIVTCD
- a CDS encoding HAAAP family serine/threonine permease, producing METTQTSTVASIDSRSGWRKTDTMWMLGLYGTAIGAGVLFLPINAGVGGLIPLIIMAIIAFPMTFFAHRGLTRFVLSGKNPGEDITEVVEEHFGVGAGKLITLLYFFAIYPILLVYSVAITNTVESFMAHQLHMTPPPRAILSLILIVGMMTIVRFGEQMIVKAMSILVFPFVIALMVLACYLIPQWNGAALETLSLSSASATGNGLLLTLWLAIPVMVFSFNHSPIISSFAVAKREEYGNGAEKKCSSILARAHVMMVLTVMFFVFSCVLSLSPADLAAAKEQNISILSYLANHFNAPVIAWMAPIIAIIAITKSFLGHYLGAREGFNGMVIKSLRGKGKSIEINKLNKITALFMLLTTWAVATLNPSILGMIETLGGPVIAMILFLMPMYAIQKVPAMRKYSGHISNVFVVIMGLIAISAIFYSLFS
- the ppnN gene encoding nucleotide 5'-monophosphate nucleosidase PpnN: MITHISPLGSMDMLSQLEVDMLKRTASSDLYQLFRNCSLAVLNSGSLTDNSKELLSRFESFDINVLRRERGVKLEVINPPEEAFVDGRIIRSLQANLFAVLRDILFVNGQISNAGRFQHLDLESSVHITNLVFSILRNARALHVGEAPNMVVCWGGHSINETEYLYARRVGTQLGLRELNICTGCGPGAMEAPMKGAAVGHAQQRYKEGRFIGMTEPSIIAAEPPNPLVNELIIMPDIEKRLEAFVRIAHGIIIFPGGVGTAEELLYLLGILMNPANKNQVLPLILTGPKESADYFRVLDEFIVHTLGEAARSHYRIIIDDAAEVARLMKKAMPLVKENRRDTGDAYSFNWSIRIAPDLQVPFEPSHENMANLKLYPDQPVEVLAADLRRAFSGIVAGNVKEVGIRAIEEFGPYKIHGDSEMMRRMDDMLQGFVAQHRMKLPGSAYIPCYEIIK
- the queF gene encoding NADPH-dependent 7-cyano-7-deazaguanine reductase QueF (Catalyzes the NADPH-dependent reduction of 7-cyano-7-deazaguanine (preQ0) to 7-aminomethyl-7-deazaguanine (preQ1) in queuosine biosynthesis) translates to MSYENHQALTGLTLGKSTDYRDTYDASLLQGVPRSLNRDPLGLHADALPFVGGDIWTLYELSWLNARGLPQVAVGHVELDYASVNLVESKSFKLYLNSFNQTKFDSWDDVQRTLERDLRACAQGDVAVSLYRLNELEGQPVAHFNGACIDDQDIEVDSYEFSTDYLENAACGKVIEETLVSHLLKSNCLITHQPDWGSVQIQYRGPKIDREKLLRYLVSFRHHNEFHEQCVERIFNDVMRFCQPEKLSVYARYTRRGGLDINPWRTNTDFVPATGRLVRQ
- the syd gene encoding SecY-interacting protein gives rise to the protein MDIETANALTSFTTRYCDAWHEKQETWPQSADLYGVPSPCIISTLDDSVLWQPKAFTGEANVNGVERAMGLVVQPPVHAFYTTQFAGDMAARFADISLTLLQTWSEDDLQRVQENLIGHLVTQKRLKLSPTLFIATLDSELDVISVCNLSGEVIKETIGTRNRDVLAPSLADFLTRLEPLL
- a CDS encoding YqcC family protein; the encoded protein is MTQHDSVRAQLHAIEALLRQHQLWQETAPQPEAFASTQPFCLDTLEPFEWLQWVLIPRMHALLDGRHPLPQNFAVAPYYEMALDATHPARVVALVELERLDALFAGNDA
- the truC gene encoding tRNA pseudouridine(65) synthase TruC, producing MTIEILYQDEWLVAVNKPSGWLVHRSWLDRDEKVVVMQTVRDQIGQHVYTVHRLDRPTSGVLLMGLSSEAGRLLSQQFEQHQMQKRYHAIVRGWLTDAATLDYPLVEELDKIADKFARADKEPQPAVTDYRGMATTEMPVATGKFSTTRYSLVELLPKTGRKHQLRRHLSHLRHPIIGDSKHGDLRQNRSAAEHFGCGRLMLHASELSLTHPFTGEPLTIRAGLDYVWMQALSQFGWLGQLPENERVEFAPGNVQDEQHAH
- a CDS encoding flavodoxin; the protein is MAEVGIFVGTMYGNSLLVAEEAEAILANQGHKATVYEDPELADWEKYKDKYALVVTSTTGQGDLPDSIVPLFQGIKDQLGYQPDVHYGIIALGDSSYANFCGGGKQFDALLQEQSAQRVGEMLLIDAGEHPEPESVSNPWVEHWATLLK
- the gudP gene encoding galactarate/glucarate/glycerate transporter GudP, with the protein product MSTLSQAASSAEKRTNARYWIVVMLFIVTSFNYGDRATLSIAGSEMAKDIGLDPVGMGYVFSAFSWAYVIGQIPGGWLLDRFGSKRVYFWSIFIWSMFTLLQGFVDIFSGFGIIIALFTLRFLVGLAEAPSFPGNSRIVAAWFPAQERGTAVAIFNSAQYFATVIFAPIMGWLTQEVGWSHVFFFMGGLGIVISFVWLKVIHEPNQHPGVNKKELEYIAEGGALINMDQKSAKAKVPFSHKWAQIKQLVGSRMMIGIYLGQYCINALTYFFITWFPVYLVQARGMTILKAGFVASVPAVCGFVGGVLGGVISDWLMRRTGSLNIARKTPIVLGMLLSMTMVFCNYVNAEWMIIGFMAMAFFGKGIGALGWAVMADTAPKEISGLSGGLFNMFGNISGIITPIAIGYIVGTTGSFNGALIYVGVHALVAVLSYLVLVGDIKRVELKPVGERG